A region from the Volucribacter amazonae genome encodes:
- a CDS encoding phosphopentomutase, which produces MKRVFVMMLDSFGIGYADDAEKFGDKGSNTLGHIAEQCFAGQAEQNRSGALQLPHLEKLGLGLAAQQSRGLPAGFNPNPELIGGYAYAKEISSGKDTPSGHWEIAGVPVLFDWGYFPQQQNSFPEELLQRIVAKSGISGYLGNCHSSGTVILDQLGEQHMQTGKPIFYTSADSVFQIACHEKTFGLEKLYELCQIVREELADYNIGRVIARPFIGEKAGEFQRTGNRKDYSIEPPSATVLQKLVQEKEGEVVSIGKIADIYAHTGITKKVKATGLAELFDKTLEEVQKAGDNTIVFTNFVNFDSDYGHRRDVSGYAAALEYFDQRLPELLALIQDQDLLIITADHGCDPTWQGTDHTREHIPVLLYGANVPKQFLGKRETFADVGQTIASYFHLSPMDYGKNILD; this is translated from the coding sequence ATGAAACGTGTATTTGTCATGATGCTAGATTCATTCGGTATCGGTTACGCTGATGACGCAGAAAAGTTTGGCGATAAAGGTTCAAACACCTTAGGACATATCGCTGAACAATGCTTTGCAGGACAAGCTGAGCAAAACCGCTCAGGGGCATTACAATTACCCCATTTAGAAAAATTAGGCTTAGGACTTGCCGCTCAACAATCTCGAGGTTTACCCGCAGGCTTCAACCCTAATCCTGAGTTAATAGGGGGCTATGCCTATGCCAAGGAAATTTCCTCAGGCAAAGATACTCCCTCTGGACATTGGGAAATTGCGGGTGTGCCTGTTTTATTTGATTGGGGATATTTTCCTCAGCAACAAAATAGCTTTCCAGAAGAACTGTTGCAACGTATCGTAGCAAAATCGGGGATCTCTGGCTATCTTGGTAATTGCCATTCTTCTGGTACAGTCATTCTAGATCAACTTGGCGAGCAACATATGCAAACGGGCAAACCGATTTTTTATACTTCGGCGGATTCCGTATTCCAAATTGCCTGCCACGAAAAAACCTTTGGTTTAGAAAAACTCTACGAGCTTTGTCAAATTGTGAGAGAAGAATTAGCGGATTACAATATTGGGCGTGTTATTGCTCGCCCATTTATCGGAGAAAAAGCTGGCGAGTTTCAACGTACAGGTAACCGCAAAGATTATTCCATTGAACCACCTTCAGCAACGGTATTACAAAAATTAGTGCAAGAAAAAGAAGGGGAAGTAGTTTCTATTGGTAAAATTGCAGATATTTATGCTCATACGGGAATAACGAAAAAGGTAAAAGCCACAGGATTAGCGGAACTATTTGATAAAACTTTAGAAGAAGTACAAAAAGCAGGTGACAATACAATCGTCTTTACCAATTTTGTCAACTTTGATTCCGATTATGGCCATCGCCGTGATGTGTCAGGCTATGCCGCTGCCTTAGAATATTTCGATCAACGTCTTCCTGAATTATTGGCTTTAATTCAAGATCAAGATTTATTAATTATTACCGCAGACCATGGCTGCGACCCTACTTGGCAAGGAACAGATCATACCAGAGAGCATATTCCTGTGTTATTATATGGGGCGAATGTGCCTAAACAATTCTTGGGGAAACGAGAAACCTTTGCTGATGTTGGACAGACTATCGCAAGCTATTTTCATTTATCGCCAATGGATTACGGAAAAAATATTTTAGATTAA
- the deoD gene encoding purine-nucleoside phosphorylase, with protein sequence MTPHINAPAGAFADVVLMPGDPLRAKYIAETFLQDAKEVTNVRNMLGYTGTYKGRKISVMGHGMGIPSCSIYAKELITEYGVKKIIRVGSCGAVRSDVKIRDIIIGLGACTDSKVNRIRFKDNDFAAIADFAMTSAAVQAAQEKKINVRVGNLFSADLFYTPDVEMFDVMEKYGILGVEMEAAGIYGVAAEFGAKALSICTVSDHIRTGEQTSAEERQLTFNEMIEIALESVLIGDNQ encoded by the coding sequence ATGACTCCACATATTAATGCACCTGCTGGTGCTTTCGCTGATGTTGTATTAATGCCGGGCGATCCATTGCGTGCCAAATATATCGCCGAAACCTTTTTACAAGATGCCAAAGAAGTCACTAATGTACGTAATATGCTAGGCTATACTGGCACTTATAAAGGCAGAAAAATCTCTGTTATGGGGCATGGTATGGGTATCCCTTCTTGCTCTATTTATGCCAAAGAATTAATTACCGAATATGGCGTGAAAAAAATTATTCGTGTAGGTTCTTGTGGTGCGGTGCGTAGCGATGTCAAGATCCGCGATATTATCATTGGCTTAGGGGCTTGTACTGATTCTAAAGTAAATCGTATTCGCTTTAAAGATAATGATTTTGCTGCTATCGCTGACTTCGCAATGACCTCGGCGGCAGTGCAAGCAGCACAAGAGAAAAAGATTAATGTACGCGTGGGCAATCTTTTTTCTGCGGATTTATTCTATACCCCTGATGTTGAAATGTTTGATGTGATGGAAAAATATGGCATTTTAGGCGTAGAAATGGAAGCTGCAGGGATCTATGGTGTTGCCGCAGAATTTGGTGCTAAAGCGTTGTCTATTTGTACCGTTTCTGATCATATTCGTACTGGCGAACAAACCTCCGCCGAAGAACGTCAATTAACCTTTAACGAAATGATTGAAATTGCTTTAGAATCGGTATTAATTGGCGATAACCAATAA
- a CDS encoding YczE/YyaS/YitT family protein yields MTKKYSVLPTTKWTAAHLYALDPKPLAMLISALALMGLGDGLLVLADLGSSPWTVLAQGISLQAHIDIGWASFWISVVVMLLWIPLGLRAGLGTILNIIVIALVLSLTVDNLPAPQQYLNQLAYAGLGVLLFGIGSALYLTCHMGAGPRDGLMVGLCYHFRCPVGIVRTTIEVVVCALGFFLGGTIGITTLIFALAVGWIVQYTLRFIRICDH; encoded by the coding sequence ATGACGAAAAAATATTCTGTATTACCCACCACAAAATGGACAGCGGCACATCTTTATGCTTTAGATCCTAAACCTCTGGCAATGTTGATTAGTGCATTAGCCTTGATGGGATTAGGTGATGGCTTATTGGTATTAGCTGATTTAGGTTCTTCCCCTTGGACAGTATTGGCACAAGGTATTTCCTTGCAAGCCCATATTGATATAGGTTGGGCATCATTTTGGATCAGTGTGGTTGTGATGTTACTTTGGATTCCGCTAGGATTACGAGCAGGTTTGGGGACGATTCTAAATATTATTGTGATAGCATTAGTCTTAAGCCTCACAGTGGATAATTTACCTGCACCGCAACAATATTTAAATCAATTAGCTTATGCGGGCTTAGGTGTATTGCTTTTTGGCATAGGTTCAGCACTTTACCTCACTTGCCACATGGGAGCAGGCCCAAGAGATGGTTTAATGGTGGGACTTTGTTACCACTTTCGTTGTCCTGTGGGGATTGTTCGTACTACAATAGAAGTTGTTGTTTGTGCTTTAGGTTTTTTTCTTGGTGGTACTATTGGTATTACTACGTTAATATTTGCTCTCGCCGTAGGTTGGATTGTGCAATATACCTTACGTTTTATCAGAATTTGTGATCACTAA
- a CDS encoding peptide ABC transporter substrate-binding protein gives MINKSAVLFTIIFTLLTACEPVSQSSIEHQEPQSAQASRTLLTRGVYGDLTLDVYQLERQEQAQFLRDLFEGLVGLDPTGQVIPALAESWHTEDYQQWRFTLREGLSWSNGTPLVAQDFVQSWQQLARSETALKQYLALMNINNAQAVIAGHLPVQQLGVVAIDERILQLTLDKPTPYLVKMLSNVALFPHYQGQLKEGEFVSNGAYQLLSQQDNVIHLGKNPYYWNEKAVAFKQVDYHKINATQDITTLDLVEEPRQPVANLQYFDRLCTYYYEFNFRHPLLAQQRIRNGLTSLLALTHIEGLPATLRVHRDFLPQNLQQQFMDHWQGNSVEQLLSQQGISERNPLTLRLTYDTESIHPLIAEQLIRMWSQSDMIRIKPEPVTWQQLQQKRNQGDFDLIRSGWCADYNDPMAFFSLLYSHSPDNKMGYQNAQFDKFLEQALLAQQENVKALYVQLENLVQEDKVVLPLFQYRYPVYFSPSIAGYQQDNPTGVIYSKDLFRRVISRSTLK, from the coding sequence ATGATAAACAAAAGTGCGGTGCTTTTTACCATTATTTTTACTCTATTAACCGCTTGTGAGCCGGTGTCGCAATCTTCTATTGAGCATCAGGAACCGCAATCCGCTCAAGCTAGCCGAACCTTATTAACTCGAGGGGTTTATGGTGATTTGACTTTAGATGTTTATCAGCTTGAACGACAAGAACAAGCACAGTTTTTGCGTGATTTATTTGAAGGTTTGGTGGGGCTTGACCCTACTGGGCAGGTTATTCCTGCCTTGGCAGAAAGTTGGCATACAGAAGATTATCAACAATGGCGATTTACCTTGCGTGAGGGTTTATCTTGGTCTAATGGCACACCATTGGTGGCACAAGATTTTGTGCAAAGCTGGCAACAATTAGCTCGTTCAGAAACGGCGTTAAAGCAATATTTAGCCTTAATGAATATCAATAATGCTCAAGCGGTGATTGCTGGGCATTTACCTGTGCAACAACTTGGGGTTGTGGCGATTGATGAGCGTATATTGCAATTAACCCTAGATAAACCCACCCCTTATTTGGTAAAAATGTTATCCAATGTGGCATTATTTCCCCATTATCAAGGGCAATTAAAGGAGGGAGAATTTGTTAGTAATGGGGCTTATCAGTTGTTATCTCAGCAGGACAATGTGATCCATTTAGGTAAAAATCCCTATTATTGGAATGAAAAGGCGGTGGCATTTAAGCAGGTAGATTATCATAAAATTAATGCAACGCAGGATATAACTACGCTAGATCTCGTTGAAGAACCACGACAACCAGTTGCTAACCTGCAATATTTTGATCGATTATGTACCTATTATTATGAATTTAATTTCCGCCACCCTTTATTAGCACAACAACGCATACGCAATGGTTTGACATCTTTGCTGGCGTTGACCCATATAGAGGGGCTACCTGCTACATTGCGTGTTCATCGTGATTTTTTACCACAAAATTTGCAACAACAATTTATGGATCATTGGCAAGGGAATAGTGTAGAGCAGTTATTATCTCAACAGGGGATTAGTGAGCGAAATCCTTTAACCTTACGTTTAACTTATGATACCGAGAGTATCCATCCTTTAATCGCTGAACAGTTGATCCGAATGTGGTCGCAATCGGATATGATCAGAATAAAGCCAGAACCAGTAACTTGGCAGCAATTACAGCAAAAGCGTAATCAAGGCGATTTTGATTTAATCCGTTCGGGCTGGTGTGCGGATTATAATGATCCTATGGCTTTTTTTAGCCTTTTGTATTCCCATAGTCCAGATAATAAAATGGGCTATCAAAACGCACAGTTTGATAAATTTTTGGAACAAGCTTTGCTTGCTCAACAGGAAAATGTAAAGGCGCTTTATGTTCAATTAGAAAATCTTGTACAAGAGGATAAGGTAGTTTTACCGTTGTTCCAATATCGTTATCCTGTTTATTTTAGCCCAAGTATCGCAGGCTATCAGCAAGATAATCCCACAGGTGTTATTTATAGCAAGGACTTATTTCGCCGTGTTATAAGTCGTTCCACTTTGAAATAA
- a CDS encoding class I SAM-dependent methyltransferase — MTEKSVYDSAGFFARYQQLRQNPISINEIIEKPTMLGLLGNIQGKKMLDLGCGTGEHIALYLQRGAKFVVGLDLSQAMLAQAQKNLAQNAPHFALYQLSMNQLAQLPEQDFEIITSSYAFHYIEDFAQLTQQIYGKLKPNGLLIFSQEHPITTAHQQGERWQKDEQKQQIAYRLNHYQQEGIRHRNWFQQSFTTYHRTMATIMNQLIATGFCIEQIAEPMLADQPQWQQEFKDLKHRPPLLFVRARKR, encoded by the coding sequence ATGACAGAAAAAAGCGTTTATGATAGTGCAGGCTTTTTTGCCCGCTATCAACAATTACGGCAAAACCCTATCAGCATTAATGAAATCATTGAAAAGCCCACTATGTTGGGCTTATTAGGTAATATTCAAGGCAAAAAAATGCTCGATCTTGGTTGTGGAACAGGGGAACATATTGCCCTCTATTTACAGCGAGGGGCAAAATTTGTGGTTGGACTAGATTTATCGCAAGCCATGTTGGCACAAGCACAAAAAAATCTCGCCCAAAACGCACCGCACTTTGCTTTATATCAATTATCTATGAACCAACTTGCTCAATTACCCGAGCAAGATTTTGAGATTATTACCAGTTCCTATGCTTTTCATTATATTGAAGATTTTGCCCAATTAACTCAACAAATTTATGGAAAACTTAAACCCAACGGCTTATTGATTTTTTCTCAAGAACACCCCATTACCACCGCTCACCAACAAGGCGAACGTTGGCAAAAAGACGAACAAAAACAACAAATTGCTTACCGCCTTAATCATTATCAACAAGAGGGCATACGTCATCGTAATTGGTTTCAACAATCTTTTACCACCTATCATCGCACAATGGCGACAATTATGAACCAATTAATTGCCACAGGATTTTGTATAGAACAGATTGCCGAACCTATGCTGGCAGATCAACCACAATGGCAGCAGGAATTTAAAGATCTTAAACACCGCCCACCGTTGTTATTTGTTAGGGCAAGGAAAAGATAG
- the dusC gene encoding tRNA dihydrouridine(16) synthase DusC: MRIILAPMQGVLDPLVRQLLTAINQYDLCISEFVRVVDQRLPSKVFYRLCPELANQGFTPSGTPVRVQLLGQYPQWLAENAEHAIELGSQGIDLNCGCPSKTVNGSQGGASLLKQPELIYQATKAIRQAVPQEQVVSVKVRLGWDSADFAWEIADAVQQGGANEITIHARTKTDGYRADRINWHKIQQIREKLQIPVIANGEIWDWDSAQRCQQITGCQDLMIGRGALNIPNLSLVIKYQQTKASWCEVMQLLQRYAYLHNPYDTGFYHIARIKQWLQYLKQVYPEANELFQQIKTYQQVDQLKHCIDQQLNNASLF; the protein is encoded by the coding sequence ATGCGTATTATTCTCGCCCCCATGCAAGGGGTTTTGGATCCCCTTGTACGCCAATTATTAACTGCCATTAATCAATACGATCTGTGCATTTCTGAATTTGTCCGTGTAGTGGATCAACGCTTGCCCAGTAAGGTGTTCTATCGTCTTTGTCCAGAATTAGCCAATCAAGGTTTTACCCCCTCTGGCACGCCTGTACGTGTGCAATTACTGGGGCAATATCCTCAATGGTTGGCAGAAAATGCCGAACACGCTATTGAACTAGGGTCTCAAGGTATTGATTTAAATTGTGGTTGTCCCTCAAAAACCGTAAACGGTAGCCAAGGTGGGGCAAGTCTGCTCAAACAGCCTGAATTAATTTATCAAGCGACCAAAGCCATTCGCCAAGCTGTACCGCAAGAACAGGTGGTGAGCGTCAAAGTACGACTAGGTTGGGATAGTGCAGATTTTGCTTGGGAAATCGCCGATGCGGTACAACAAGGTGGTGCAAATGAAATTACTATTCATGCTAGAACCAAAACGGACGGTTATCGAGCCGATCGAATAAATTGGCATAAAATCCAGCAAATTCGTGAAAAACTACAAATCCCCGTTATTGCTAATGGCGAAATTTGGGATTGGGACTCGGCACAACGTTGCCAACAAATCACAGGTTGCCAAGATTTAATGATTGGGCGTGGTGCATTGAATATTCCTAATTTGAGCTTAGTGATTAAATATCAACAAACTAAAGCCTCATGGTGTGAAGTGATGCAATTATTACAACGATATGCTTATTTACACAACCCTTATGATACAGGTTTTTATCACATTGCACGTATTAAACAATGGCTTCAATATTTAAAACAAGTTTACCCTGAAGCCAATGAACTCTTTCAGCAAATAAAAACCTATCAGCAGGTTGATCAACTCAAACACTGTATTGACCAACAGCTCAACAACGCTAGCCTTTTCTAA
- a CDS encoding NupC/NupG family nucleoside CNT transporter, which yields MDTLISIVGIFVLLALGALFSNNRRAINLRTVGGALLIQIAIGALILYVPVGRDVLLAMANGVSEVIAYGNEGIQFLFGGLATDKAFEVFGGEGFIFAVRVLPTIVFFSALISLLYYIGVMQWIIKIIGGALQKALGTSKSESMSAAANIFVGQTEAPLVVKPFISKMTESELFAIMCGGLASIAGSVMAGYASMGVPLTYLIAASFMAAPAGLLFAKLMYPQTQIFNDDIQKVELEKPANILDAAASGASAGMQLALNVGAMLLAFVALIALLNGILGGVGSWFNYPQLSLGLILGWIFKPLAWIIGVPWSEAEIAGQLIGTKLAINEFVGYLEFSKYLSPEAPVLLSDKTKAIITFALCGFANFSSIAILIGGLGGMAPNRRGDIARLGIKAVIAGSLANLMSATIAGLFIELSGSALV from the coding sequence ATGGATACCCTAATCAGTATCGTTGGTATTTTCGTTCTTCTCGCCCTTGGGGCATTATTTTCTAATAATCGTCGAGCCATTAATTTGCGTACCGTTGGTGGTGCATTATTGATTCAAATTGCCATAGGGGCATTAATTTTATATGTGCCTGTTGGTCGTGATGTGCTTTTAGCCATGGCAAATGGTGTCAGTGAAGTCATCGCTTATGGTAATGAAGGTATTCAATTTCTGTTTGGTGGTCTCGCCACTGATAAAGCCTTTGAGGTCTTTGGCGGTGAAGGGTTTATCTTTGCTGTTCGTGTATTACCCACCATTGTGTTTTTCTCTGCATTAATATCCTTACTCTACTATATCGGCGTGATGCAATGGATCATCAAAATTATTGGTGGCGCATTACAAAAAGCACTTGGCACATCAAAATCTGAATCCATGTCTGCCGCCGCAAATATTTTTGTGGGACAAACCGAAGCCCCTTTAGTGGTTAAACCTTTTATTAGTAAAATGACGGAATCTGAACTATTTGCCATTATGTGTGGGGGCTTAGCCTCTATTGCAGGATCAGTGATGGCTGGCTATGCAAGTATGGGTGTACCACTTACTTATTTAATTGCCGCATCATTTATGGCAGCGCCAGCGGGATTATTATTTGCGAAATTAATGTATCCACAAACCCAAATTTTCAATGATGATATTCAAAAAGTGGAATTAGAAAAACCTGCTAATATTTTAGATGCCGCTGCTTCTGGTGCTTCAGCAGGTATGCAATTAGCCCTTAATGTAGGGGCAATGTTATTGGCTTTTGTTGCCTTAATCGCCTTACTTAATGGTATATTAGGCGGTGTAGGAAGCTGGTTCAATTACCCACAATTATCCTTAGGTTTAATCCTTGGTTGGATTTTCAAACCCCTTGCTTGGATCATTGGTGTTCCTTGGTCAGAGGCTGAAATTGCAGGGCAACTTATTGGTACTAAATTAGCCATTAATGAATTTGTAGGCTACCTTGAGTTTTCTAAATATTTATCGCCAGAAGCCCCTGTGTTATTAAGCGATAAAACTAAAGCCATTATTACCTTTGCGCTTTGTGGTTTTGCCAACTTTAGCTCAATCGCCATTCTTATCGGCGGATTAGGCGGAATGGCTCCAAATCGTCGTGGCGATATTGCTCGCTTGGGGATCAAAGCGGTGATTGCAGGTTCTTTAGCCAATTTAATGAGTGCAACCATTGCAGGCTTATTTATTGAATTAAGTGGCTCTGCCTTAGTCTAA
- the mtr gene encoding tryptophan permease, which yields MQTKSPSLLGGAMIIAGTAVGAGMLANPTAMSGIWFIGSIFVLLYTWFCMTTSGLMILEANLHYPTGASFDTIVKDLLGNGWNIINGLSVAFVLYILTYAYITSGGSITESLINQYFASTEQGLIGRTTGSLIFCLLLAFFVWFSTKAVDRFTTVLIAGMVISFFISTAGLLSDVKMDILFNHIAQGEQQYLPYILTALPVCLVSFGFHGNVPSLVKYYDRNGKRVAYSIFIGTGIALVIYILWQLAIQGNLPRAEFAPVIAQGGDISALLQALNTYIQTDYIGLVLKFFAYMAIASSFLGVTLGLFDYIADMLKFDDSLMGRTKTTLITFLPPLLLSLQFPYGFVIAIGYAGLAATIWAAIVPALLAKASRQKYANASYRVYGGNFMIYFIILFGILNIVAQIADQLGILPQFKG from the coding sequence ATGCAAACAAAATCTCCATCACTGTTAGGTGGTGCAATGATTATCGCTGGCACTGCCGTCGGTGCAGGTATGCTAGCTAATCCAACCGCAATGTCTGGTATTTGGTTTATTGGCTCAATTTTTGTCTTGCTCTACACTTGGTTTTGTATGACCACCTCAGGTTTAATGATTTTAGAGGCAAACTTACATTACCCAACGGGAGCAAGTTTTGACACCATTGTTAAAGATCTACTGGGTAATGGTTGGAATATCATTAACGGACTTTCTGTCGCCTTTGTGTTATATATTCTTACCTATGCTTATATTACCTCTGGTGGCAGTATCACCGAAAGTTTGATTAATCAATATTTTGCCAGTACAGAACAAGGGCTAATAGGACGTACCACAGGCTCGCTGATTTTTTGCTTGCTCCTTGCTTTCTTTGTTTGGTTTTCTACCAAAGCAGTGGATCGTTTCACTACCGTATTAATCGCAGGTATGGTCATTTCCTTTTTTATCTCCACCGCAGGGCTATTAAGCGATGTGAAAATGGATATTTTGTTTAATCATATTGCCCAAGGCGAGCAACAATATTTACCCTATATTTTGACCGCACTTCCTGTTTGTCTAGTGTCTTTCGGTTTCCATGGTAATGTACCAAGTTTAGTGAAATATTATGATCGCAATGGCAAACGTGTGGCTTATAGTATTTTTATTGGCACAGGGATTGCCTTAGTGATTTACATTCTTTGGCAACTCGCTATTCAAGGCAATTTACCACGAGCCGAATTTGCCCCTGTGATTGCACAAGGTGGCGATATTTCGGCGTTATTACAAGCCCTAAATACCTATATTCAAACGGATTATATTGGTTTAGTGTTAAAATTCTTTGCCTATATGGCGATAGCCAGCTCTTTTTTAGGCGTAACCTTAGGGCTATTTGATTACATTGCGGATATGCTCAAATTTGATGATAGCCTAATGGGTAGAACTAAAACCACCTTAATCACCTTTTTACCGCCATTATTGCTTAGTTTACAATTTCCCTATGGCTTTGTGATTGCTATCGGCTATGCAGGCTTAGCTGCCACCATTTGGGCAGCCATTGTGCCTGCTTTACTTGCCAAGGCAAGTCGCCAAAAATATGCCAATGCCAGTTATCGCGTTTATGGCGGTAACTTTATGATTTATTTCATTATTTTATTTGGCATATTAAACATTGTGGCACAAATTGCTGATCAACTCGGTATTTTGCCACAATTTAAAGGATAA
- a CDS encoding paraquat-inducible protein A translates to MSVSASSLPQTERKQFTHCGECDALVAIPQRLSKQQRALCPRCHHTLAVGNHWSLQRCAIIALSILILMPFALTFPLLSIELLGISVPASVWGGVWKMATENYPYTAFLVFICAVVMPIFFALLVIMLRLAQLFKIKPRNVLLTINRIQPWVMLDVYLVSLAVAAFKVREYASLEMDIYLIAFVFTALLTTLLFIKIDSKALWNTFYPSQQATIIEEKNYLQNPPHFCHHCEYSFEQPLWDKKHRPICPRCHQHTERDNNLMLQATWATLIAGLIMLIPANLLPISTVYLNGAPSSDTLMSGVISFIEMGSYFVAFVVFTASIFVPVGKILIMLYLLCCVHFRWAHSIKWQMKLLHIVHFVGRWSMLDLFVLSLMMSLVSRGQIISFSVGPAALYFGIAVFLTMISTSLFDSRLLWKIYDKSSQSHEKK, encoded by the coding sequence ATGTCTGTATCAGCATCATCTTTACCACAAACAGAAAGAAAACAATTTACCCATTGTGGTGAATGTGATGCACTTGTGGCAATTCCGCAGCGGTTAAGCAAACAGCAACGAGCGTTATGTCCACGTTGTCATCATACTCTAGCGGTAGGCAATCATTGGAGCTTACAGCGTTGTGCTATTATCGCTTTATCTATTTTGATCTTAATGCCTTTTGCCTTGACTTTTCCTTTATTGAGTATTGAATTATTGGGCATATCTGTACCTGCCTCGGTATGGGGCGGTGTTTGGAAAATGGCAACAGAAAATTACCCCTACACCGCTTTTTTGGTTTTTATTTGTGCAGTGGTAATGCCGATCTTTTTTGCTTTATTGGTAATAATGTTACGCCTCGCACAGCTATTCAAGATTAAACCAAGAAATGTGTTATTAACCATTAATCGGATACAACCTTGGGTTATGTTAGATGTTTATTTGGTTTCTCTTGCGGTTGCTGCTTTTAAAGTTCGGGAATATGCCAGTTTGGAAATGGATATTTATTTAATTGCTTTTGTATTTACTGCCTTATTAACTACCTTGTTATTTATTAAAATTGATAGCAAAGCCCTTTGGAATACCTTTTATCCCTCACAGCAAGCGACAATAATTGAGGAAAAAAATTATTTACAAAACCCACCGCACTTTTGTCATCATTGTGAATATAGTTTTGAGCAACCTTTATGGGATAAAAAACATAGACCCATTTGTCCTCGTTGTCATCAGCATACCGAGAGAGATAATAATTTAATGCTACAAGCAACTTGGGCAACGCTTATTGCGGGATTGATTATGTTAATTCCTGCAAATTTATTACCGATTTCTACGGTTTACCTTAATGGCGCACCTTCTTCTGATACCTTGATGTCAGGGGTTATTTCCTTTATTGAGATGGGGAGTTATTTTGTTGCCTTTGTGGTTTTTACCGCCAGTATTTTTGTGCCAGTGGGCAAAATTTTGATTATGCTCTATTTGCTTTGTTGTGTGCATTTTCGTTGGGCACATTCTATTAAATGGCAAATGAAATTATTGCATATTGTGCATTTTGTTGGGCGTTGGTCTATGTTAGATTTATTTGTACTTTCACTAATGATGTCATTAGTGTCAAGAGGACAAATTATTAGTTTTTCGGTAGGACCAGCGGCACTTTACTTTGGTATTGCCGTTTTTCTTACTATGATTTCAACTTCACTTTTTGATAGTCGTTTACTTTGGAAAATTTATGACAAGTCATCACAATCACACGAAAAAAAATGA
- the djlA gene encoding co-chaperone DjlA, whose protein sequence is MNFIGKLLGFIVGYRFGGFFGAIFGAILGHLADKKIYELGSVSSSFFPKPLTRQSLFMQSTFAVLGHLSKAKGRVTENDIQLATNLMAQMQLDDANRKLAQQAFNRGKQADFPIRQVIREFRVACGQRGDLLRMFLEIQVQAAFADAHLHDNEKDVLFVVAEELGLSRLQFERMLAMVYASQQFARGGYYQQHRHHQQNQQGYQQHQYQQGATLEHAYQVLGVTAQDDQKTVKRAYRRLMNEHHPDKLVSKGLPEEMMEMAKEKAQQIQAAYDLICKSKGWK, encoded by the coding sequence GTGAATTTTATTGGAAAATTATTAGGTTTTATTGTGGGATACCGCTTTGGCGGTTTTTTCGGTGCAATTTTTGGGGCGATTTTAGGGCATTTAGCGGATAAAAAGATTTATGAATTAGGCTCTGTCAGCTCCAGTTTTTTCCCAAAACCCCTTACTCGCCAATCGCTCTTTATGCAATCTACCTTTGCAGTATTAGGGCATTTAAGTAAAGCCAAAGGGCGTGTAACCGAAAACGATATTCAGCTCGCCACCAATTTAATGGCACAGATGCAACTTGATGATGCAAACCGCAAACTCGCTCAACAAGCCTTTAATCGTGGTAAACAAGCGGATTTCCCTATTCGCCAAGTTATACGTGAATTTCGTGTCGCTTGCGGACAACGTGGCGATTTGTTGCGTATGTTCTTAGAAATTCAGGTGCAAGCCGCTTTTGCCGATGCCCATTTACACGATAACGAAAAAGATGTCTTATTTGTGGTGGCGGAAGAATTAGGGCTATCTCGCTTACAATTTGAGCGTATGTTAGCCATGGTCTATGCCTCACAACAATTTGCTCGTGGTGGTTATTATCAACAACATCGCCATCATCAACAAAACCAACAAGGCTATCAGCAACATCAATATCAACAGGGAGCAACCCTTGAACACGCTTATCAAGTCTTAGGGGTAACCGCACAAGATGATCAAAAAACCGTTAAACGGGCTTATCGCCGTTTAATGAATGAACACCACCCTGACAAATTGGTTTCTAAAGGTTTACCAGAAGAAATGATGGAAATGGCAAAAGAAAAAGCCCAACAAATTCAAGCCGCTTATGATTTAATTTGCAAAAGCAAAGGTTGGAAATAA